The following proteins are encoded in a genomic region of Catharus ustulatus isolate bCatUst1 chromosome 4, bCatUst1.pri.v2, whole genome shotgun sequence:
- the GALNT4 gene encoding polypeptide N-acetylgalactosaminyltransferase 4 produces MRIRLARRWTWVRKSCVFLGFLMIAYFVVELSVSSFGASLAGKSITKGKWERRFSDGAEAAVDLARPVYDKPPPDPYAPGEWGKPSRPQLSPEEKKQEEELIEKYAINIYLSDKISLHRHIEDNRLSGCKAKSYNYRRLPTTSVIIAFYNEAWSTLLRTIHSVLETSPSVLLKEIILVDDLSDKVYLKAELEKYISSLKRVRLIRTNKREGLVRARLIGATFATGDVLTFLDCHCECVSGWLEPLLERIAENETVIVCPVIDTIDWKTFEYYMQTAEPMIGGFDWRLTFQWHSVPKHERLRRKSETDPIRSPTMAGGLFAVSKKYFEYLGTYDTGMDVWGGENLELSFRVWQCGGMLEIHPCSHVGHVFPKRAPYARPNFLQNTARAAEVWMDEFKNHFYNRNPSARKENYGDISERKILRERLKCKSFHWYLKNIFAELHVPEDRPGWHGAIRSTGIPSECLDYVLQEHNPTGSHLSLFGCHGQGGNQFFEYTSNQEIRFNSVTELCAEVPEREDFVGMRSCPKDGSPIPEIIVWHFKEDGTIYHPHSGKCLTAYRTTEGHADVQMRTCNAGDKNQIWKFEK; encoded by the coding sequence ATGAGGATCCGTCTGGCGAGAAGATGGACGTGGGTTCGCAAAAGCTGCGTGTTCCTCGGCTTCTTAATGATCGCTTACTTTGTGGTCGAGCTGTCGGTTTCTTCCTTCGGTGCCTCCCTCGCCGGCAAGAGCATCACTAAAGGGAAATGGGAGAGGCGCTTTTCTGACGGAGCAGAAGCAGCTGTCGATTTGGCTCGTCCAGTTTATGACAAACCCCCACCCGATCCTTATGCTCCAGGAGAATGGGGTAAACCCTCTCGCCCACAGCTGAGTcctgaggaaaagaaacaggaagaagAGCTGATTGAGAAGTatgcaataaatatttatttaagtgATAAAATTTCTCTTCACCGGCACATTGAAGATAATCGACTGAGTGGTTGTAAAGCTAAATCTTACAACTACAGAAGACTGCCCACGACATCTGTTATAATTGCTTTCTACAATGAAGCCTGGTCAACTCTGCTGCGGACTATACATAGTGTTCTTGAAACATCACCTTCAGTGCTTCTTAAAGAAATTATACTGGTGGACGACCTGAGTGATAAAGTGTATTTGAAGGCTGAACTCGAAAAGTATATAAGCAGTCTGAAAAGAGTTCGCTTGATAAGAACCAACAAACGAGAAGGATTGGTTCGTGCACGCTTAATTGGTGCTACCTTTGCTACTGGTGATGTTCTCACATTCCTGGATTGTCACTGTGAGTGTGTTTCCGGCTGGCTGGAACCACTGCTCGAGAGGATTGCTGAGAATGAGACTGTTATTGTTTGTCCTGTCATTGACACCATTGACTGGAAAACATTTGAGTACTACATGCAAACAGCAGAGCCCATGATTGGGGGGTTTGACTGGCGGCTGACGTTCCAGTGGCACTCGGTGCCTAAACACGAACGTCTCAGGCGCAAATCTGAAACCGACCCAATCAGATCCCCAACTATGGCTGGTGGCTTGTTTGCTGTCagcaaaaagtattttgagTACCTGGGAACCTATGATACAGGAATGGAtgtttggggaggggagaaCTTAGAATTATCATTTAGGGTTTGGCAGTGTGGAGGCATGTTGGAAATTCATCCGTGCTCCCACGTGGGCCATGTGTTTCCAAAGCGTGCGCCCTATGCTAGACCAAATTTCCTTCAGAACACAGCACGTGCTGCTGAGGTATGGATGGATGAGTTCAAAAATCACTTTTACAACAGAAATCCTtcagcaaggaaagaaaactatggagacatttctgaaagaaagatTCTTAGAGAGCGTTTGAAATGCAAGAGTTTTCActggtatttaaaaaacatatttgcTGAGTTGCACGTACCAGAAGATCGTCCTGGCTGGCACGGTGCTATCCGCAGCACAGGAATACCTTCAGAGTGCCTTGACTATGTCTTACAGGAACATAATCCTACCGGCTCTCACCTTTCTCTCTTTggctgccatggccagggaggCAACCAATTTTTTGAATATACATCAAATCAGGAGATTAGATTTAACTCTGTAACTGAGCTGTGTGCTGAAGTCCCTGAGCGGGAAGACTTTGTAGGTATGAGGAGCTGCCCAAAAGATGGATCTCCTATCCCAGAAATTATTGTCTGGCACTTCAAAGAAGATGGGACTATTTATCATCCTCATTCGGGGAAGTGCCTTACCGCTTATCGTACGACCGAGGGGCATGCTGATGTGCAAATGAGAACTTGTAATGCTGGagataaaaatcagatttggaAATTTGAGAAATAA